A window of Neisseria canis contains these coding sequences:
- a CDS encoding RecQ family ATP-dependent DNA helicase has protein sequence MMKTPIPPVLIIDLEVNPQTREIFQIGALRPDTGNEYESAKLRGQKALQAAFARLEEMAEGAEYLLGHNIIGHDLPVLAAAAPHLSLHRLPAIDTLRLSPLAFPQNPYHRLIKNHKLIASALNAPLADCYACLQLFNDQCAAFAKLRETAPQEFAVYGHLFGALPFSDGHTVHLASGKVQMPSEQLKQAVFKMMTDGQDSEKSLRVCMTRMARLRSEDLADTRLHIPLAYALSWLKVSGGNSVLAPWVRYQFPETERLIRELRDQDCGNPHCRYCRDTLNPTAQLIRYFGSGKGGNMTSFREVKNISGGQEAIVLAGMKGEHLLAVLPTGGGKSVCFQLPALNRYFRNGGLTIVVSPLQSLMMDQVYNLQRRGISGVATLNGMLSVPERADVLDKIALGDVGILFVAPEQFRNTSFIKAIEHRQINGWVFDEAHCLSKWGHDFRPDYLYAAKFIKSRPSEIGAPAPVSCFTATAKPDVLNDILGHFREELGIEFKQFIGSNERNNLFYEVLDTPRENKNQRIHELLSRELNGQSGGAVVFAASRRRTEEISGFLKAQQWACSHFHAGLKSNEKADIQEQFINGGLRVIVATNAFGMGVDKPDVRLVVHAEIPGSLENYLQEAGRAGRDQEAAKCILLFDRQDIDTQFRLNKSSQLERKDLALIWGRLKSTGKTEELVISSGEILRDGSEYMSFDADDDMADTKVKTAVAWLERAELLNRTENRTRIFPARSGRLNLDQALDKIKRTPLPQRKQELFATVTEIIYNAQGDELISTDHLGSLTGCSYQELQGILHELEKIGVLTNDTHITVNVRTDTSRPSEKRLREILAWEETLWQVLHEQIPDADSQEWQNLSLTALSREINLKHAENQENIRPDTAKLLLFALAQDKDALKHSTGSLDIRDYGNDILKIRFKNKSDSWENVEERAALRRRICAAVLVFLIAKTGNVRSKDAIAETTFGELENLLADDLELAAHIPADKRETLLNQAMLFMHKLDVFKLNQGMTVLRHAMTIRLNQHAVAAKIRYLQRDYQPLQDFYGEKCFQVHVMLEYAKKALENIGSAWKLVNDYFQSEEKEFKNKWFKGRLKELEENVSKETLEHIIGSLNEQQRAVVTDKGTQNRLVLAGPGSGKTRVIVARVAYLLKVQHIDPAAIIVLTFNRHAAQEIKRRLFALAGNIAAAVTVLTYDSMAMRLLGVRFDPKNDKKPSETDLGEQLEIWCRQAAELLSGHLAAESGEDSGRDNILAGFRYILVDEYQDITERHYKLVSALAGRQMDEDNKLTLLAVGDDDQNIYAFNGSSNEYIHRFCEDYDVKQPDFLTFNYRSSQHIITAANHIISGQEGRLKALHPIVINPERQWQPNGGIWAEKDTERQGKVRVISLPQCGTHQQKNNIQAQAVAAEILRLAALGADTADMAVLAHRNETLEPIQAWCEQNGIRYFKKNPLRLSRLRQFVRLIEALDKKHPESENEHSFTVPQFERLLERQKVCAKWRRYFQEMLEDFTQEHGLNKPQAEVNQEIRYSCAYLKSWLYEYAGESDSIRSKGLYIGTVHSSKGLEFKHVFILDGDWEEQSPDKQRLFYVGMTRAIETLTLIQHSIRHAWIPKLPPEVEHIKQHFETDAALDTKYNTLSLKQLDIDFAGRDRQRPANLNNIWCRLQKISDLESGDPLQIRRKGDCYEFWAGGEMVGRTAKNADIPPLPANSEAYVDDFYVRYREQVDEHYAAMYPEKLPKWTVVIPKIIIKPDDS, from the coding sequence ATGATGAAAACCCCGATACCACCCGTTCTGATTATTGATTTGGAAGTTAACCCGCAAACCCGTGAGATTTTTCAGATAGGGGCATTGCGTCCCGACACGGGCAATGAATATGAAAGTGCCAAGTTGCGCGGACAAAAGGCATTGCAGGCTGCCTTTGCCCGGCTGGAAGAAATGGCCGAAGGTGCGGAATATCTGCTGGGACACAACATCATCGGACATGATTTACCCGTTTTGGCGGCAGCTGCCCCGCATTTATCGCTGCACCGTTTACCGGCTATCGATACGCTGCGCCTTTCGCCCTTGGCTTTTCCGCAAAACCCCTACCACCGTTTGATCAAAAACCACAAGCTGATTGCTTCTGCGCTGAATGCGCCTTTGGCGGATTGTTATGCCTGCCTACAATTGTTTAACGATCAGTGCGCCGCTTTCGCCAAGTTGCGCGAAACCGCGCCGCAAGAATTTGCCGTTTACGGGCATTTGTTTGGTGCGTTGCCTTTTTCAGACGGCCACACCGTCCATCTGGCTTCAGGCAAAGTGCAGATGCCGTCTGAACAGTTGAAACAGGCGGTTTTTAAGATGATGACTGACGGGCAGGATTCCGAAAAATCGCTACGGGTGTGTATGACCCGAATGGCACGGTTAAGATCGGAAGATTTGGCTGACACGCGTTTGCATATTCCTCTGGCTTACGCTTTATCGTGGCTGAAGGTATCGGGCGGCAATTCCGTGCTGGCTCCGTGGGTACGCTACCAATTTCCCGAAACCGAACGGCTGATCCGTGAATTGCGCGACCAAGACTGCGGCAATCCGCATTGCCGTTATTGCCGCGACACCTTGAATCCGACGGCGCAACTCATCCGCTATTTCGGCAGCGGCAAAGGCGGCAATATGACTTCTTTTCGCGAAGTCAAAAACATATCCGGCGGACAGGAAGCCATTGTGCTGGCAGGCATGAAAGGCGAACATTTGCTGGCCGTTCTGCCTACGGGAGGCGGAAAGTCGGTTTGTTTCCAATTGCCCGCACTCAACCGTTATTTCCGTAACGGCGGCCTGACGATTGTGGTTTCGCCTTTGCAGTCGCTGATGATGGATCAGGTTTATAACCTGCAACGCCGCGGCATCAGCGGAGTGGCCACGCTCAACGGCATGTTGTCGGTGCCGGAGCGGGCGGATGTGCTCGATAAAATCGCTTTGGGCGATGTGGGCATTTTATTTGTTGCGCCCGAACAGTTCCGCAACACCAGCTTCATCAAAGCCATCGAACACCGCCAAATCAACGGCTGGGTGTTTGACGAAGCACACTGTTTGTCGAAATGGGGGCACGATTTCCGCCCCGACTATCTGTATGCGGCCAAATTTATCAAAAGCAGGCCGTCTGAAATCGGGGCGCCCGCTCCAGTAAGCTGTTTTACCGCCACCGCCAAGCCCGATGTGTTGAATGATATTCTCGGCCATTTCCGCGAAGAGCTGGGTATCGAATTCAAGCAGTTTATCGGCAGCAACGAGCGTAACAACCTGTTTTATGAAGTGCTGGATACGCCGCGCGAAAACAAAAACCAGCGCATCCACGAATTATTAAGCAGAGAATTGAACGGCCAGAGCGGCGGGGCGGTGGTATTTGCCGCCAGCCGCAGGCGTACCGAAGAAATCAGCGGATTTTTAAAAGCACAGCAATGGGCATGTTCGCATTTTCATGCGGGGCTGAAAAGCAATGAAAAAGCGGATATTCAAGAGCAGTTTATCAACGGCGGCTTACGCGTTATTGTGGCTACCAACGCCTTCGGCATGGGTGTGGACAAGCCCGACGTGCGGTTGGTGGTTCACGCCGAAATTCCCGGTTCGCTGGAAAATTATTTGCAGGAAGCAGGCCGTGCGGGGCGCGACCAAGAGGCTGCAAAATGTATTTTGCTGTTTGACCGGCAAGACATCGACACTCAGTTCCGTTTGAATAAATCGTCTCAGCTTGAGAGAAAGGATTTGGCTTTGATTTGGGGCAGGCTCAAATCAACAGGCAAAACGGAAGAGCTTGTAATCAGCAGCGGCGAAATATTGCGTGACGGCAGCGAATACATGAGCTTCGATGCCGACGACGATATGGCTGACACCAAAGTGAAAACCGCCGTGGCTTGGTTGGAACGTGCCGAACTGCTCAACCGCACCGAAAACCGCACCCGTATTTTTCCTGCACGGTCAGGCCGTCTGAATCTTGATCAGGCATTGGATAAAATCAAACGCACCCCTTTGCCGCAACGCAAGCAGGAGCTGTTCGCTACCGTTACGGAAATCATCTACAACGCGCAAGGCGACGAATTAATCAGCACCGACCATTTGGGCAGCCTCACCGGATGCAGCTACCAAGAATTGCAGGGCATATTGCACGAGTTGGAAAAAATCGGCGTGTTAACCAATGATACGCACATCACTGTTAACGTGCGCACCGACACTTCGAGGCCGTCTGAAAAACGCCTGCGCGAGATATTGGCTTGGGAAGAAACCCTGTGGCAGGTATTGCATGAACAGATTCCCGATGCCGATTCGCAAGAATGGCAGAATCTCTCACTAACGGCACTAAGCCGCGAAATCAACCTGAAACATGCCGAAAATCAAGAAAACATTCGTCCCGACACGGCCAAACTGCTGCTGTTTGCGCTCGCCCAAGACAAAGATGCCCTCAAGCACAGCACCGGCAGCTTAGATATCCGTGATTACGGCAACGATATTTTGAAAATCCGCTTCAAAAACAAAAGCGATTCATGGGAAAACGTAGAAGAGCGCGCTGCTTTGCGGCGGCGGATTTGTGCGGCCGTATTGGTTTTTTTAATTGCGAAAACCGGCAATGTGCGCAGCAAAGATGCGATTGCGGAAACCACTTTCGGAGAGCTGGAAAACCTGTTGGCCGACGATTTGGAATTGGCGGCACACATTCCGGCAGACAAACGCGAAACTCTGCTCAATCAGGCCATGCTGTTTATGCACAAGTTAGACGTATTCAAACTCAATCAGGGCATGACCGTATTGCGCCACGCGATGACCATACGCCTGAACCAACATGCCGTGGCAGCCAAAATCAGATACCTGCAACGCGATTATCAGCCTTTACAGGATTTCTACGGCGAAAAATGCTTTCAAGTGCACGTGATGCTGGAGTATGCCAAAAAAGCTTTGGAAAACATCGGCAGTGCGTGGAAACTGGTAAACGATTACTTCCAATCGGAAGAAAAAGAATTCAAAAACAAATGGTTCAAAGGCCGTCTGAAAGAATTGGAAGAGAATGTTTCGAAAGAAACTTTAGAACATATTATCGGCAGCCTGAACGAGCAGCAACGCGCCGTGGTAACCGATAAGGGTACGCAAAACCGCTTGGTCTTGGCCGGCCCCGGTTCGGGCAAAACGCGCGTGATTGTAGCGCGCGTGGCTTATCTGCTTAAAGTCCAACATATCGACCCGGCTGCCATTATCGTTCTTACCTTCAACCGCCATGCCGCTCAGGAAATCAAAAGGCGGCTGTTTGCGCTGGCAGGCAATATTGCGGCGGCAGTAACCGTATTGACCTACGACAGCATGGCCATGCGCCTGCTGGGCGTCCGGTTCGACCCAAAAAACGATAAAAAACCCTCCGAAACAGATTTGGGAGAACAGCTTGAAATCTGGTGCCGACAAGCAGCGGAACTGCTTTCGGGCCATTTGGCTGCCGAATCAGGCGAAGACAGCGGCCGCGACAACATCCTTGCCGGATTCCGCTATATCTTGGTAGACGAATATCAAGACATTACCGAGCGGCACTACAAACTGGTATCGGCTTTAGCGGGCCGCCAGATGGATGAAGACAACAAGCTTACCCTGTTGGCGGTCGGAGACGACGACCAAAACATCTATGCCTTCAACGGCAGCAGTAACGAATATATCCACCGCTTTTGCGAAGATTACGATGTTAAGCAACCCGATTTTCTCACCTTCAATTACCGCAGCAGCCAACACATCATCACCGCCGCCAATCACATTATCTCCGGTCAGGAAGGCCGTCTGAAAGCCCTGCACCCCATTGTGATTAATCCCGAACGGCAATGGCAGCCCAACGGCGGCATATGGGCGGAAAAAGATACCGAACGGCAAGGAAAAGTGCGCGTGATTTCGCTGCCTCAATGCGGCACGCACCAACAGAAAAACAACATTCAGGCACAAGCCGTAGCCGCCGAAATCCTGCGTTTGGCCGCGTTGGGTGCGGATACCGCAGACATGGCCGTACTCGCCCACAGAAACGAAACACTCGAACCCATACAGGCTTGGTGCGAGCAGAACGGCATCCGTTATTTTAAAAAGAACCCGCTGCGTTTAAGCAGGCTGCGCCAGTTCGTCCGCCTGATTGAGGCGCTCGACAAAAAACACCCGGAAAGCGAAAACGAACACTCATTTACCGTGCCGCAGTTCGAACGTTTGCTTGAGCGGCAAAAGGTATGCGCCAAATGGCGGCGGTACTTTCAAGAAATGCTGGAAGATTTCACACAGGAACACGGCCTAAACAAGCCGCAAGCCGAAGTAAACCAAGAAATACGTTATTCTTGCGCATACTTGAAATCATGGCTCTACGAATACGCGGGAGAATCGGACAGCATACGCAGCAAAGGCCTGTATATCGGCACGGTGCATTCTTCCAAAGGCTTGGAATTCAAACACGTTTTCATTTTGGACGGCGATTGGGAAGAACAAAGCCCCGACAAGCAGCGGCTTTTTTATGTCGGCATGACCCGCGCCATTGAAACGCTGACCCTGATTCAACACAGCATCCGCCATGCCTGGATACCGAAATTGCCGCCCGAAGTCGAACATATCAAACAACATTTCGAAACGGATGCTGCTTTGGATACGAAATACAACACTTTGTCTTTAAAACAACTCGACATCGATTTTGCAGGCCGCGACCGGCAACGCCCTGCCAACTTAAACAACATCTGGTGCCGCCTTCAAAAGATTTCCGATTTGGAAAGCGGCGACCCCTTGCAAATTCGGCGCAAAGGAGATTGCTATGAATTTTGGGCAGGAGGAGAAATGGTTGGCCGCACAGCGAAAAATGCCGATATCCCCCCGCTGCCTGCCAACTCAGAAGCCTATGTTGACGATTTTTATGTACGCTACCGCGAACAGGTTGATGAACACTATGCAGCTATGTATCCGGAAAAGCTGCCGAAGTGGACGGTGGTCATTCCCAAAATCATTATCAAGCCTGATGATTCATAA
- a CDS encoding 7-carboxy-7-deazaguanine synthase QueE: MLPIHTQTQNPPYRIVEIFESLQGEGYNTGMPAVFIRLGKCNLACSWCDTDYLTFNMMSLQDIVGRLKSYTARNIIITGGEPTIQPHLDILLDALKTEGYTLCIETNGLNPAPPQIDFVAASPKACYAEKYEKQCIATADEVRIVADGDVLAFCERMEHKIRAKHYYLSPCEQNGEMNIYDTIRQIGLLNSRPNATVHWQLSVQTHKWAGIE; encoded by the coding sequence ATGCTACCCATTCACACACAAACGCAAAACCCGCCATACCGCATCGTCGAAATCTTTGAAAGCCTGCAAGGGGAAGGCTATAACACCGGCATGCCCGCCGTATTTATCCGCCTCGGCAAATGCAACCTCGCCTGTTCGTGGTGCGACACCGACTATCTCACATTCAACATGATGAGTTTGCAGGATATTGTAGGCCGTCTGAAAAGCTACACAGCCCGCAACATCATCATTACCGGCGGCGAACCCACCATTCAGCCGCATCTCGACATTCTGCTCGATGCACTGAAAACCGAAGGCTACACGCTCTGCATCGAAACCAACGGCCTCAACCCTGCCCCGCCGCAGATTGATTTTGTCGCCGCCAGCCCCAAAGCCTGCTATGCCGAAAAATACGAAAAGCAGTGCATCGCAACCGCCGATGAAGTACGCATCGTGGCCGACGGCGACGTGCTGGCGTTTTGCGAACGCATGGAGCACAAAATCCGTGCCAAGCATTACTATCTCTCGCCCTGCGAGCAAAACGGCGAAATGAACATTTACGATACCATCCGCCAAATCGGTCTGCTCAACAGCCGCCCCAATGCCACCGTGCATTGGCAATTGAGCGTGCAAACGCATAAATGGGCGGGGATTGAGTAG
- a CDS encoding DUF924 family protein: MTPQTILNFWFSDTAQPFWFEKSDAFDQSIRTQFAEIWRQAAQSELDAWRDTLEGRLAEIIVLDQFSRNLFRNSPQAFAQDNMAVALAQEALRQSGFEHLPEIRRKFMLMPLMHSESRAIHEQALPLFQRYTDPVTVDFEIRHKAIIDRFGRYPHRNAVLGRASTPEETEFLKQPGSAF; the protein is encoded by the coding sequence ATGACCCCGCAAACGATTTTGAATTTTTGGTTTTCCGATACCGCGCAACCCTTTTGGTTTGAAAAAAGCGATGCCTTCGACCAAAGCATCCGCACACAATTTGCAGAGATTTGGCGGCAGGCCGCACAGAGCGAGCTTGATGCATGGCGCGACACGCTCGAAGGGCGGCTGGCAGAAATTATTGTTCTCGACCAATTCTCGCGCAACCTTTTCCGCAACAGCCCGCAAGCTTTCGCACAAGACAATATGGCCGTTGCCCTTGCCCAAGAAGCGTTGCGCCAAAGCGGCTTTGAACACCTGCCCGAAATACGGCGCAAATTTATGCTGATGCCGCTGATGCACAGCGAAAGCCGCGCCATTCACGAGCAGGCGCTGCCGTTGTTCCAACGCTACACCGACCCCGTAACCGTTGATTTTGAAATCCGACACAAAGCCATTATCGACCGCTTCGGCCGCTACCCGCACCGCAACGCCGTGCTCGGCAGGGCATCCACGCCTGAAGAAACCGAATTTCTAAAGCAGCCCGGCTCTGCGTTTTAA
- a CDS encoding heavy metal translocating P-type ATPase, whose amino-acid sequence MSQSCFHCGLPVPEDVDLPIRYENRTEPACCAGCQAVAQSIIDAGLGNYYKQRTADAQKAGLPPPELLEQLKLYDLPEVQAEFVEADSANGREAVLMLSGITCSACVWLIEQQLLRLPGVVSVELNYSTRRVRVKWDESRVKLSDILLRIQNSGYSAAPYDAQKVEEAAVAERKKSLARLAVAGLCMMQTMMFAVPTYLYNDIEPQYLEILHWGAFLMVLPVMLYSAVPFYQGALRDVKNRRAGMDTPVALAILLAFVAGVYALLSNAGQGMYFEGIAMFAFLLLLGRFMEQAARRKAGDAAERLVKLVPAFCHKLPDYPDEKVQEAAVAQLRSGDVLLVRAGEMVPADGTVLSGESEADEAMLTGESLPVAKRAGDKVTAGTLNITGPLVVRADEVGGQTRLAHIVKLLDRALSQKPRLAEAADKYASGFVSGMLLLAAPVFAGWWYFTDAYQALWITVSLLVITCPCALSLATPTALAVSTGKLAGKGVLIARGHALEALAAATDVVFDKTGTLTEGKLWVTQTLLLGSEHAVQAAQALESQSEHPIARAIMALPVEKAADISVEQRVNRVGHGVSAMLTINGKRQIWAIGRPEFVAEIAGDIPPQCGDSKHEGSVIALGNRQGFSALFFLKDQVKASVPEMLAALKKRGLTPHILSGDRRNAVNALAAQLGIESACAEAAPEDKLAYVENLQRQGKKVLMVGDGINDAPVLAAADVSVAVAGGADVARDGADVVLLNEDMAVLPEMLEQAARTQANIRQNLIWASLYNIIAVPLAAAGYVTPWVAALGMSSSSLLVLMNALRLGRK is encoded by the coding sequence ATGTCCCAATCCTGTTTCCATTGCGGCCTGCCCGTTCCCGAAGATGTCGATTTGCCCATCCGTTATGAAAACCGCACCGAACCTGCCTGCTGCGCGGGTTGTCAGGCGGTGGCGCAGAGCATTATCGATGCAGGTTTGGGAAACTACTACAAACAGCGCACTGCCGATGCGCAGAAAGCAGGCTTACCGCCGCCGGAATTACTCGAGCAGTTAAAGCTTTATGATTTGCCCGAAGTGCAGGCGGAATTTGTGGAGGCCGATTCGGCCAACGGGCGCGAAGCGGTGTTGATGTTGAGCGGCATCACTTGCTCGGCTTGCGTGTGGCTGATCGAGCAGCAGCTTTTGCGGCTGCCCGGCGTGGTGTCGGTGGAATTGAATTACAGCACCCGCCGCGTGCGCGTGAAGTGGGACGAAAGCCGCGTCAAACTTTCGGATATTCTTTTGCGCATTCAGAATTCGGGTTACAGCGCGGCGCCTTACGATGCGCAGAAAGTGGAAGAAGCGGCGGTGGCCGAGCGCAAAAAATCGCTGGCCCGGCTGGCTGTGGCGGGCTTGTGCATGATGCAGACCATGATGTTTGCCGTGCCCACCTATCTTTATAACGATATCGAGCCGCAATATCTGGAAATTCTGCACTGGGGCGCGTTTCTGATGGTGCTGCCGGTGATGCTGTATTCCGCCGTGCCGTTTTATCAGGGCGCGCTGCGTGATGTGAAAAACCGCCGCGCAGGCATGGACACGCCGGTTGCGCTGGCCATATTGCTGGCGTTTGTGGCGGGCGTGTACGCGCTGCTTTCCAATGCGGGTCAGGGCATGTATTTCGAAGGCATCGCCATGTTTGCCTTTTTGCTGCTGCTGGGGCGTTTTATGGAGCAGGCGGCGCGGCGCAAAGCGGGCGACGCAGCCGAGCGGCTGGTTAAGCTGGTGCCGGCCTTTTGCCACAAGCTGCCGGATTATCCGGATGAAAAAGTGCAGGAAGCGGCGGTGGCGCAGCTGCGCTCGGGCGATGTGCTGCTGGTGCGCGCGGGCGAAATGGTGCCGGCTGACGGCACGGTGCTGTCGGGCGAAAGTGAAGCCGACGAAGCCATGCTCACAGGTGAAAGCCTGCCGGTTGCCAAGCGCGCCGGCGATAAGGTTACGGCGGGTACGCTCAATATTACCGGCCCGTTGGTTGTGCGTGCCGACGAAGTGGGCGGGCAAACCCGTTTGGCACACATCGTGAAACTGCTCGACCGCGCTCTGTCGCAAAAGCCGCGCTTGGCCGAGGCGGCCGACAAATATGCCTCGGGTTTTGTGTCCGGCATGTTGCTGCTGGCCGCGCCCGTGTTTGCCGGCTGGTGGTATTTCACCGATGCCTATCAGGCTTTGTGGATAACCGTGTCGCTGCTGGTGATTACCTGCCCGTGCGCACTTTCGCTGGCCACGCCTACCGCGCTTGCCGTCTCCACCGGCAAGCTGGCAGGCAAAGGCGTGCTGATTGCGCGCGGACATGCTTTGGAAGCATTGGCGGCGGCTACCGATGTGGTGTTCGACAAAACGGGTACGCTCACCGAAGGCAAACTGTGGGTAACGCAAACCCTGCTGCTGGGCAGCGAACATGCAGTTCAGGCCGCGCAGGCATTGGAAAGCCAGTCCGAACACCCGATTGCGCGCGCCATTATGGCGCTGCCCGTGGAAAAAGCGGCGGATATAAGCGTTGAACAGCGGGTCAACCGCGTGGGGCACGGCGTAAGCGCCATGCTCACCATCAACGGCAAACGGCAAATCTGGGCCATCGGCAGGCCGGAATTTGTGGCAGAGATCGCCGGCGATATTCCACCGCAATGCGGCGACTCAAAACACGAAGGCAGCGTGATTGCTTTGGGCAACCGGCAAGGCTTTAGCGCGTTGTTTTTCTTGAAAGACCAAGTGAAAGCAAGCGTGCCGGAAATGTTGGCCGCGCTCAAAAAACGCGGGTTAACGCCGCATATTCTGAGCGGCGATCGCCGAAATGCCGTGAACGCGCTGGCTGCGCAATTGGGCATTGAATCAGCCTGCGCCGAAGCCGCGCCGGAAGACAAGCTGGCTTATGTGGAAAACTTGCAGCGGCAGGGGAAGAAAGTGCTGATGGTGGGCGACGGCATCAACGACGCGCCCGTGCTGGCGGCGGCGGATGTGTCCGTGGCCGTGGCGGGCGGTGCCGATGTGGCGCGGGACGGTGCCGACGTGGTGTTGTTAAACGAAGACATGGCCGTGTTGCCCGAAATGCTGGAGCAGGCAGCGCGCACCCAAGCCAACATCCGGCAAAACCTGATTTGGGCAAGCCTGTATAACATTATCGCCGTGCCGCTTGCCGCCGCCGGCTATGTAACGCCGTGGGTCGCCGCGCTGGGTATGAGCAGCAGCTCTTTATTGGTGCTGATGAATGCACTGAGGCTGGGCAGGAAATAA
- the rsmI gene encoding 16S rRNA (cytidine(1402)-2'-O)-methyltransferase: MMQKHYQKACESVEKQTLYVVATPIGNLGDITLRALAVLANADIICAEDTRVTVQLLGAYGIQGRLVSVREHNERQMADKIIQALAAGQSVAQVSDAGTPAVCDPGAKLAALVREVGYKVVPVAGPSAVMAALSVAGVTQPDFYFHGFLPHKSGERKKLFERWQTADYPVVMFETPHRIEAALNEMAEYFPERTIMLAREISKTFETFLSGTVEEVRAMLQADSNQSRGEMVLVLQPQAVQRSETLPEDAQHVMKVLAAELPTKQAAELAAKITGKSKKALYDLALEWKKSGG, from the coding sequence ATGATGCAGAAACATTACCAAAAAGCCTGCGAAAGTGTTGAGAAGCAGACATTATACGTGGTTGCCACGCCTATCGGCAATTTGGGCGACATCACGCTGCGCGCGCTGGCGGTGTTGGCCAACGCGGACATTATCTGCGCGGAAGATACGCGGGTAACGGTGCAGCTGCTGGGCGCTTACGGCATACAGGGCAGGCTGGTGAGCGTGCGGGAGCACAACGAGCGCCAAATGGCCGACAAAATCATCCAAGCGTTGGCGGCGGGGCAGAGCGTGGCGCAGGTTTCCGACGCGGGTACGCCCGCCGTGTGCGATCCGGGCGCCAAGCTTGCCGCGCTGGTCCGAGAGGTCGGGTATAAAGTGGTGCCTGTGGCGGGACCGAGCGCCGTGATGGCGGCTTTGAGCGTGGCGGGCGTTACGCAGCCCGATTTTTATTTTCACGGCTTTCTGCCGCACAAATCGGGCGAGCGCAAAAAATTATTCGAGCGTTGGCAAACGGCGGATTATCCGGTGGTGATGTTTGAAACGCCGCACCGCATCGAAGCGGCGCTCAACGAGATGGCCGAATATTTTCCCGAACGCACCATCATGCTGGCGCGGGAAATTTCCAAAACTTTTGAAACTTTTTTGAGTGGCACGGTGGAAGAAGTGCGCGCCATGCTGCAAGCCGACAGCAATCAGAGCCGCGGCGAGATGGTGCTGGTGTTGCAGCCGCAGGCCGTGCAACGCAGTGAAACGCTGCCGGAAGACGCGCAACATGTGATGAAGGTGCTGGCCGCCGAATTGCCGACCAAACAAGCGGCGGAATTGGCGGCGAAGATTACGGGCAAAAGTAAAAAAGCGCTTTATGATTTGGCGCTGGAATGGAAGAAAAGCGGCGGATAA
- a CDS encoding YraN family protein: MRLNHTSGAAGEDAALAFLESRGCTLVERNWHCPFGEIDLIVKHGKMLLFVEVKYRKSSSFGGAAHSITPAKLAKLTRSAEHYLQTRKAGRLPCRLDAVLIQGSDAPVWIQNITG, from the coding sequence ATGCGCTTAAACCACACATCAGGCGCGGCGGGCGAAGATGCGGCGCTGGCGTTTTTAGAAAGCCGCGGCTGCACATTGGTCGAACGGAACTGGCATTGCCCCTTCGGCGAGATTGATTTAATCGTCAAACACGGTAAGATGTTGCTTTTCGTAGAAGTCAAATACCGCAAAAGCAGCAGCTTCGGCGGCGCGGCACACAGCATCACCCCGGCCAAGCTGGCCAAGCTCACCCGCAGCGCCGAGCATTATCTGCAAACCCGCAAAGCAGGCAGGCTACCCTGCCGCCTCGATGCGGTATTGATTCAGGGCAGCGACGCGCCCGTATGGATTCAAAACATCACAGGTTAA
- a CDS encoding phosphoheptose isomerase: protein MTTLQERVAAHFEESIQVKQQAAEVLAEPTAEAAVLMMNCLMNDGKILACGNGGSAADAQHFAAEMTGRFEKERMELAAVALTTDTSALTAIGNDYGFDHIFSKQVRALGRAGDVLIGISTSGNSGNVIEAIKAAHERDMHVIAFTGRDGGKIAGMLKDSDVLLNVPHPRTARIQETHILLIHALCDSIDTMLLEGM, encoded by the coding sequence ATGACAACATTGCAAGAGCGCGTAGCCGCGCATTTCGAAGAAAGTATCCAAGTCAAACAGCAGGCAGCCGAAGTGCTGGCCGAACCCACCGCCGAAGCCGCCGTGCTGATGATGAACTGCCTGATGAACGACGGCAAAATCCTCGCCTGCGGCAACGGCGGTTCGGCTGCCGATGCCCAACATTTCGCCGCCGAAATGACCGGCCGTTTTGAAAAAGAGCGCATGGAGCTGGCCGCCGTGGCGCTCACCACCGACACATCCGCCCTCACCGCCATCGGCAACGATTACGGCTTCGACCATATTTTCAGCAAACAGGTGCGCGCATTGGGCCGCGCAGGCGACGTGTTGATCGGCATTTCCACTTCCGGCAACTCCGGCAACGTAATCGAAGCCATCAAAGCCGCCCACGAGCGCGACATGCACGTTATCGCCTTTACAGGCCGCGACGGCGGCAAAATCGCCGGCATGCTGAAAGACAGCGACGTGCTGCTCAACGTGCCCCATCCGCGCACCGCCCGCATTCAGGAAACCCATATTCTGCTGATACACGCTCTGTGCGACTCTATCGACACCATGCTGCTCGAAGGCATGTAA